A part of Aspergillus flavus chromosome 5, complete sequence genomic DNA contains:
- a CDS encoding alpha,alpha-trehalose glucohydrolase TreA/Ath1, whose product NLAPWALLLTAVHGLPSQGTQNKHNPRVAKILKRHEGSSQKAKDSNNVYETKFDGVTWDEENWLLKTTTLDQGHYQSRGSVANGYLGINVASVGPFFELDEEVDGDVINGWPLYSRRQSFATIAGFFDSQPTTNGTNFPWLSQYGWDTAISGVPHWSGLILDLGDDVYLDSTVDDSTITDFQSTYDFKAGVLSWSYTWSPADKGSFEITYRLFANKLNITQAVVDMEIIPSVDANATVANVIDGYSAVRTDFVESGQDDGALFSAVRPWGISNVTAYIYTNLTGSANVDLSSRALVTGKPYVNTNESSVAQTVNVKFTAKEPVRITKFVGGASTDAFADPKQTAKEAASAALAAGYKNSLESHASEWANIMHENSVDRFTDPTTGKLPEDQHVIDSAVIAVTNIYYLLQNTVSQNAIAAVSNATVNETSFSVGGLTSDSYGGQVFWDADVWMQPGLVASHPEAAQGVTNYRVAKYQQAKENVKTAFTSSKNQTRFDPSAAIYPWTSGRAGNCTATGACFDYQYHLNGDIGLSMIYQWVASGDTEYFQEKHFPIYDSVATLYSNLVERNGSSWTLTNMTDPDEYANHVDAGGFTMPLIAQTLENANTFRQQFNLEPNDTWTEISENVLLLRQNNVTLEYTSMNGTAVVKQADVVLVTYPLAYESNYTAEMALSDLDYYANKQSADGPAMTWAIFSIVASDVSPSGCSAWTYHQYSYDPYTRGPFFQLSEQMLDNASINGGTHPAYPFLTGHGGANQVVLFGYLGLRLLPEEGIYITPNLPPQIPYVKYRTFYWRGWPIAAESNYTHTTIRRDTKTAPLSTADERFRNATIPVHVGSDEAETHTLQPTGSPLIIENRQIGTIPTMQGNQIQCQPITSPDEHKAGQFPISANDGATSTKWQPASSNLSSITVTLSDTQLANAVSGFHFDWASAPPVNASVIFHEEVIDNPASVFAFGTQDQAQAEGDEKYRVVLTLTGIEPSTIYTAEEENQVRIPVGNTTTTQLKETVKASKYATLLIAGNQALSGEQEDAGATVAEWVILSQEGGQSQSAATAQRRGMNVRDRALLERLRR is encoded by the exons AATCTCGCGCCCTGGGCGCTGCTCTTAACAGCAGTCCATGGTCTTCCAAGCCAGGGGACTCAAAACAAACATAATCCCCGTGTCGCTAAGATCTTAAAGCGACACGAAGGCTCTagccagaaggccaaggattCAAACAACGTGTATGAGACTAAATTCGACGGCGTAACTTGGGATGAGGAGAATTGGCTCCTCAAGACAACTACCTTAGACCAGGGCCATTATCAGTCGCGCGGCTCTGTAGCAAATGGTTACCTGGGTATCAATGTCGCCAGTGTTGGCCCCTTCTTTGAGCTCGACGAAGAAGTAGACGGCGATGTCATCAACGGCTGGCCTCTCTATTCACGGCGACAGTCGTTCGCAACCATCGCTGGTTTCTTTGACTCTCAACCAACCACAAACGGTACCAACTTCCCCTGGTTGTCTCAGTACGGATGGGACACGGCGATCAGTGGTGTTCCTCACTGGAGTGGACTGATCCTCGACTTGGGCGATGATGTCTATTTGGACTCCACTGTGGATGACAGCACCATTACCGATTTTCAATCCACATACGATTTCAAAGCTGGTGTCTTATCATGGTCGTATACCTGGTCTCCTGCGGACAAAGGCTCCTTCGAGATCACCTATCGACTGTTCGCCAACAAGTTGAACATCACGCAAGCCGTGGTGGATATGGAGATCATTCCGTCAGTCGATGCCAATGCGACCGTGGCGAATGTGATCGACGGGTACTCAGCGGTACGAACCGACTTTGTGGAATCGGGTCAAGATGACGGTGCTCTCTTTTCGGCTGTGCGGCCCTGGGGAATCTCCAACGTCACTGCATATATCTATACGAACCTGACCGGATCGGCCAACGTCGACCTGTCGTCCCGCGCTCTCGTGACCGGAAAGCCCTACGTGAACACCAACGAGTCATCTGTCGCGCAGACTGTAAATGTCAAATTTACGGCGAAGGAACCCGTCCGCATCACCAAGTTCGTCGGCGGAGCCTCGACCGATGCTTTCGCAGACCCCAAACAGACAGCCAAGGAAGCTGCTTCTGCGGCACTGGCAGCGGGCTACAAGAACTCTCTGGAGTCGCACGCCTCCGAGTGGGCTAATATTATGCACGAGAACTCGGTCGACCGCTTCACCGACCCGACCACCGGAAAGCTCCCTGAAGACCAACATGTTATTGATTCGGCCGTCATCGCCGTCACCAACATTTACTATCTGCTGCAGAACACTGTGAGCCAGAACGCCATCGCAGCCGTCTCTAACGCCACTGTTAACGAGACTAGCTTCTCCGTCGGCGGACTTACATCCGATTCCTATGGTGGCCAAGTCTTCTGGGACGCTGACGTCTGGATGCAACCAGGTCTTGTCGCGTCGCATCCCGAAGCTGCGCAGGGTGTGACCAACTACCGAGTCGCCAAATATCAACAGGCGAAAGAGAATGTCAAGACGGCGTTTACCAGCTCTAAGAACCAGACTCGGTTTGATCCCTCGGCAGCAATCTATCCTTGGACCAGCGGCCGTGCCGGAAACTGCACAGCGACTGGCGCCTGCTTTGACTACCAGTATCATCTGAACGGTGATATTGGTCTTTCTATGATCTATCAATGGGTCGCTAGCGGTGATACGGAGTATTTCCAAGAGAAGCATTTCCCTATCTATGACTCGGTGGCTACGCTGTATTCCAACCTTGTTGAGCGTAATGGATCTAGCTGGACCTTGACGAACATGACTGACCCG GACGAGTATGCAAACCACGTTGATGCAGGTGGCTTCACAATGCCCCTCATTGCTCAGACTCTGGAGAATGCCAACACGTTCCGCCAGCAATTTAACCTCGAACCCAACGACACTTGGACCGAGATCTCAGAGAACGTGCTTCTGCTGCGCCAGAACAACGTAACCCTCGAGTACACTTCCATGAATGGTACGGCCGTGGTCAAACAGGCGGATGTCGTCCTAGTCACCTACCCACTGGCCTACGAGAGCAACTACACAGCCGAAATGGCTCTTTCCGACCTCGACTAC TACGCAAACAAGCAATCCGCCGACGGCCCCGCAATGACCTgggccatcttctccatcgtAGCGAGCGACGTCTCCCCATCCGGCTGTTCAGCCTGGACCTACCACCAATACTCCTACGATCCCTACACCAGAGGTCCCTTCTTCCAGCTGTCTGAACAAATGCTCGACAACGCCAGCATCAACGGCGGCACCCACCCCGCCTACCCATTCCTCACGGGCCACGGCGGCGCCAACCAAGTCGTGCTATTCGGATACCTCGGCCTGCGTCTCCTCCCCGAAGAAGGAATCTACATCACCCCCAACCTACCCCCACAAATCCCCTACGTCAAATACCGAACCTTCTACTGGCGCGGCTGGCCCATCGCCGCCGAATCCAACTACACCCACACCACCATCCGCCGCGACACAAAGACCGCCCCCCTCTCCACCGCCGACGAACGCTTCCGAAACGCCACAATCCCCGTGCACGTCGGCAGCGACGAAGCGGAAACCCACACCCTCCAACCAACCGGAAGTCCCCTGATCATTGAGAACCGCCAAATCGGCACAATTCCCACCATGCAAGGAAACCAGATCCAATGTCAGCCTATCACGTCTCCGGATGAGCACAAGGCAGGCCAGTTCCCCATCTCTGCTAATGACGGTGCGACGTCTACGAAGTGGCAGCCTGCTTCGTCGAATCTCTCTTCTATTACTGTTACCTTGTCGGATACGCAGTTGGCGAATGCCGTGTCCGGGTTCCATTTCGATTGGGCTTCTGCGCCGCCGGTTAATGCGTCGGTCATTTTCCATGAGGAGGTTATTGACAATCCGGCTTCTGTGTTTGCGTTTGGGACTCAGGACCAGGCTCAAGCTGAAGGGGATGAGAAGTATAGAGTTGTTCTCACTTTGACGGGTATTGAGCCCTCGACGATATAcacggcggaggaggagaacCAGGTTCGCATTCCGGTTGGGAATACGACTACTACGCAGCTTAAGGAGACTGTGAAGGCGTCGAAGTATGCGACTTTGTTGATTGCTGGGAACCAGGCTCTTAGTGGCGAGCAGGAGGATGCAGGTGCCACGGTGGCGGAGTGGGTGATACTGAGCCAGGAAGGTGGACAGTCTCAGTCGGCGGCTACTGCGCAGAGGAGGGGTATGAATGTTAGGGATAGGGCTTTGTTGGAGAGACTTCGGAGGTAG
- a CDS encoding putative mitochondrial phosphate carrier protein: MQADLASAGSGLFRDGLARLFLIKTTLRLSPPSPTSFCFILVYYSPLHQSTVPSYHTDKMSATTAAPVEAKTEPQKLSGLNLYSRFAFAGAVCCSVTHGGLTPVDVVKTRIQLDPVTYNRGLIGGFRQVIQNEGAGALLTGAGPTFAGYFLQGALKFGGYEFFKQQSINTIGYENARNNRIAVYCVSSAFAEFFADIALCPLEATRIRLVSEPTFASGLVSGFGRIARQEGLAGFYSGFGPILFKQVPYTMSKFVVYEKVAEFAYANFFDKEKTSDGMQTAINLGSGLIAGFAAAIVSQPADTMLSKINKTKGLPGEGTTSRLIKIAKELGFRGSFSGIGARLVMVGALTAGQFAIYGDLKKAMGAVGGVEIAK; the protein is encoded by the exons ATGCAGGCTGACTTGGCGTCAGCAGGTTCCGGATTATTTCGGGACGGCCTTGCCCGGTTGTTCCTGATAAAAACCACTTTGCGACTCTCTCCACCTTCTCCGACAAGCTTCTGCTTCATCCTGGTGTATTATTCTCCACTCCACCAATCAACCGTCCCTTCATATCATACCGACAAGATGAGCGCTACCACAGCCGCGCCCGTGGAGGCCAAAACCGAGCCCCAGAAGCTAAGCGGCTTGAACCTGTATTCGCGATTCGCATTCGCCGGAGCCGTCTGCTGTTCCGTCACCCACGGAGGTCTCACCCCTGTCGATGT CGTCAAAACCCGTATCCAGCTCGACCCTGTCACCTACAACCGCGGCCTCATCGGTGGCTTCCGCCAGGTCATCCAGAATGAAGGCGCCGGCGCCCTTCTAACCGGTGCCGGTCCTACATTCGCCGGGTACTTCCTACAGGGTGCGCTGAAGTTCGGTGGTTATGAGTTCTTCAAACAGCAGTCGATCAACACTATCGGCTATGAAAATGCCAGAAACAACCGTATCGCCGTCTACTGTGTTTCGTCGGCTTTTGCGGAGTTCTTCGCTGATATTGCGCTCTGTCCGCTTGAGGCGACCCGTATTCGTTTGGTGTCGGAGCCGACCTTTGCTAGTGGCCTTGTTTCTGGGTTCGGGAGGATTGCTCGTCAGGAGGGTCTTGCTGGGTTTTATTCTGGCTTTGGGCCTATTCTGTTCAAGCA GGTCCCATATACCATGTCCAAGTTCGTTGTCTACGAAAAGGTCGCCGAGTTCGCCTACGCCAACTTCTTCGATAAGGAGAAGACTAGCGACGGCATGCAGACCGCCATCAATCTTGGTTCCGGTCTGATTGCCGGTTTCGCCGCCGCCATTGTCTCTCAGCCCGCCGATACTATGCTttccaagatcaacaagaccAAGGGTCTCCCCGGCGAGGGCACGACTAGTAGATTAATCAAGATCGCTAAGGAGCTGGGTTTCCGTGGTTCTTTCAGCGGTATTGGTGCTCGTCTGGTCATGGTTGGTGCTTTGACTGCCGGACAGTTTGCCATCTACG GTGACCTCAAGAAGGCTATGGGCGCT GTTGGAGGTGTCGAGATCGCGAAATAG
- a CDS encoding kinase domain protein, with the protein MNTIKPSIPRLSALLRKKPFPMPSPGPPLPPGILIDEEISPVYNSKYFYPAKPGEVLANRYQALVKVGWGVSSTVWLARDLQGHIEEPESIVVLKIANNNASSAGHEREAEEHISTVDPSHRGRSLIRTLLDSFEVNGPEGPHSCLVYPPMREPLSMYQRRFGDRRMPLPLIKTYIRALLTGLDYLHKQCRTVHTDLKLENIMVSFEDPTVLTDFLESQLEKPMAFKIDSTGRPVYQSRSDFGPLKSLRSIPQLVDFGLATRLEEDDDWGVWPIQPDHYRAPEVILGIGWQMPADIWNLGVLLWDMIEGKELFQHIHDQQGRYDAKLHIAEMMALLGPPPPEIIRRYQYMREYSWPEPVRREDDIVCETAEEYFCGPFFDNNGLFLYEDLIPDRKLGDTVSFLEGEEREAFLDLAKGMLLWHPNVRKTAGELAGHPFLQPKQTSP; encoded by the exons ATGAACACTATAAAACCGTCCATTCCTCGTTTATCCGCCTTGCTTCGCAAGAAACCGTTTCCCATGCCTTCTCCCGGGCCACCTTTACCGCCCGGTATACTCATTGATGAAGAGATCTCGCCAGTATACAATTCCAAGTACTTCTATCCGGCGAAGCCTGGAGAGGTACTCGCCAATCGTTATCAAGCCCTGGTGAAGGTTGGCTGGGGCGTGTCTTCAACAGTGTGGCTGGCACGTGATCTGCAAGG GCATATCGAAGAGCCGGAGAGCATCGTGGTACTGAAAATCGCTAATAACAATGCGAGTTCCGCAGGTCATGAGCGCGAGGCTGAAGAGCATATTTCCACGGTAGACCCATCACATCGCGGCCGCTCACTTATCCGAACATTGCTAGACTCTTTTGAAGTTAATGGTCCAGAAGGTCCTCATTCGTGTCTTGTGTATCCACCTATGAGGGAGCCATTGTCGATGTATCAGCGACGCTTTGGCGATAGAAGAATGCCACTGCCCCTCATTAAAACATACATTCGTGCTCTCCTTACGGGGCTTGACTATCTTCACAAACAATGCAGGACAGTTCATACGG ATCTAAAGCTTGAAAACATCATGGTCTCATTCGAGGATCCAACCGTGCTTACTGATTTCTTGGAGTCTCAGCTGGAAAAACCAATGGCTTTCAAGATTGATTCGACGGGACGACCAGTGTATCAATCCCGTAGTGACTTCGGGCCACTCAAAAGCCTGAGAAGTATACCACAGCTTGTCGACTTTGGCTTGGCAACCAGActcgaggaagacgacgactGGGGCGTCTGGCCTATTCAGCCAGACCACTATCGGGCGCCAGAGGTGATACTGGGTATTGGATGGCAAATGCCTGCGGATATTTGGAATCTTGGTGTTCTC TTGTGGGATATGATCGAAGGCAAAGAGCTATTTCAGCATATCCATGATCAACAAGGTCGCTACGATGCTAAACTACACATCGCCGAGATGATGGCCTTACTCGGTCCACCCCCTCCAGAGATCATACGAAGATATCAATACATGCGAGAGTACTCGTGGCCGGAACCTGTCAGACGAGAAGACGACATAGTATGCGAGACTGCGGAGGAGTACTTCTGTGGGCCATTCTTTGACAATAATG GTCTCTTTCTCTACGAAGACCTGATCCCCGACCGGAAACTAGGCGACACAGTTTCCTTCCtcgagggagaggagagggaagCGTTTCTGGATCTCGCAAAGGGGATGCTTCTCTGGCATCCAAATGTGCGAAAAACTGCAGGCGAACTGGCGGGAcatccttttcttcaaccAAAGCAAACAAGCCCCTGA
- a CDS encoding beta-lactamase-like protein (unnamed protein product) — MSSTSYPPEDPTDKTNASRGLITSLEPCVVYSDTDPARAIWDNDSFDFLAKEYPSHFTNPSLWRQSQLCQKQGLFEVRPGIYQVRGLDLSNITFIECPNTKGVAVIDPLTSVETAKKALELYQGQFPDRAIKALIYTHSHVDHFGGAKAIADAAGESLKVYAPNGFLEHAVSENVYAGNAMGRRAVYMYGESLPRQRDGQIGCGLGLTVSTGVSGLIPPTTDIKRTGEKIIVDDDLEIECQLTPGTEAPAEMNMYFPQYNALCMAENATHTLHNIQTLRGALVRDARVWAKYLDEAIVRYGKDAHVVFSSHHWPTWDNENVNEFLTKQRDLYAYLHNETLRLLNTGQTGIEIAENFHLPPSLKNTWSARGYYGSISHNVKAIYNRYMGWFDGNPAHLWEHPPVASAKRYVKCMGGIAKVIDLAKEYTDEGDLRFAATLLNHAVYADQNNDQARSELASVYRKLGYGAENGVWRNFYLTGARELHPQNKPVDSQLAMSAELLMALDLEQLFDTIAMHVDGPKAWGRSLTIDFMITDMSRGWHLNLSNGALTGHGIEYREPSNERDASLVIWLTHKDLTALIAGDRKDLGGLTTAGDVKYWETLVSLLTTPDPAFAIVTPRAIQGSST, encoded by the coding sequence ATGTCTTCCACATCCTATCCACCTGAGGACCCTACCGACAAGACGAATGCCTCGCGAGGACTGATCACCAGTCTAGAGCCCTGCGTGGTGTACTCAGACACCGACCCGGCACGAGCCATTTGGGACAATGATTCTTTTGACTTCTTGGCAAAAGAGTACCCTTCCCATTTCACAAACCCATCTCTCTGGAGGCAGTCCCAACTTTGCCAAAAGCAGGGTCTCTTTGAAGTTCGACCTGGAATCTACCAGGTCCGGGGGCTCGATCTTTCGAACATCACTTTCATCGAGTGTCCGAACACAAAAGGCGTGGCCGTTATCGACCCGCTCACTTCTGTTGAAACAGCCAAGAAGGCCCTTGAACTGTACCAAGGCCAGTTCCCAGATAGGGCTATCAAAGCTTTGATCTACACCCATTCCCATGTGGACCATTTCGGCGGAGCCAAGGCCATCGCAGATGCTGCTGGCGAGAGTCTGAAGGTGTACGCCCCTAATGGATTCCTTGAACATGCTGTGAGTGAGAACGTCTATGCTGGAAACGCCATGGGCCGTCGAGCGGTCTACATGTACGGCGAGTCTCTGCCACGACAGCGGGACGGCCAAATCGGCTGCGGACTAGGTCTCACCGTTTCAACTGGTGTATCGGGATTGATTCCGCCCACGACCGATATCAAGCGTACGggggagaagatcattgtagatgatgatctggaaaTCGAATGTCAATTAACTCCTGGAACCGAGGCGCCGGCGGAGATGAACATGTATTTCCCTCAGTATAACGCTCTCTGCATGGCTGAAAATGCTACTCACACTCTCCACAACATCCAAACGCTGAGAGGGGCTTTAGTACGCGACGCCAGAGTTTGGGCCAAATACCTTGATGAGGCTATCGTGCGCTATGGAAAGGATGCCCATGTTGTATTCTCTAGCCATCATTGGCCGACATGGGATAACGAGAACGTCAATGAGTTCTTGACCAAGCAGCGCGATCTATATGCTTATCTGCACAATGAAACTCTCCGTCTTCTCAACACAGGCCAAACAGGTATAGAAATCGCCGAAAACTTTCATCTTCCACCATCCTTGAAAAACACCTGGAGTGCCCGCGGCTACTATGGTTCGATCAGCCACAATGTCAAGGCGATCTACAATCGCTACATGGGCTGGTTCGACGGGAATCCTGCTCACCTATGGGAACACCCACCCGTGGCATCCGCAAAGCGCTACGTGAAATGCATGGGTGGGATAGCGAAAGTGATCGACTTGGCTAAAGAGTACACAGACGAGGGAGATCTTCGTTTCGCCGCAACACTCCTCAACCATGCTGTCTATGCTGACCAAAACAATGACCAGGCTAGAAGCGAGCTCGCATCAGTCTATCGCAAACTGGGCTACGGCGCGGAAAATGGCGTCTGGCGTAACTTTTACCTTACTGGAGCGCGCGAGCTGCATCCCCAGAATAAACCTGTCGATTCCCAGCTAGCCATGTCAGCTGAGTTATTGATGGCTCTTGATTTGGAGCAATTGTTCGATACTATTGCTATGCATGTTGATGGACCCAAAGCATGGGGTCGGTCACTCACGATCGACTTTATGATCACGGACATGAGTCGGGGATGGCATTTGAACTTGAGCAATGGTGCCTTGACTGGCCATGGAATTGAGTACCGCGAGCCGTCGAATGAGAGAGACGCGTCTTTGGTGATCTGGTTGACGCACAAGGATCTGACTGCTTTGATTGCTGGAGACAGAAAGGATCTTGGCGGCCTCACCACGGCCGGAGATGTGAAATACTGGGAAACGTTAGTGTCATTGCTCACTACGCCTGACCCTGCGTTTGCGATCGTGACTCCCAGAGCGATTCAGGGCTCATCGACCTAA